A genomic segment from Leptolyngbya boryana PCC 6306 encodes:
- a CDS encoding M3 family oligoendopeptidase translates to MTQAIDRMQLDNPQEWDLSDLYQNFSDPNFSQDLESLQQQASEFRDAHRGKVKDLSADQLAECFKTLEAIAEKSGYLYAFPSLIFSADTRNTEAKQFLDKVMEALTGIENQLLFFDLELQKLDAAKFETLQKASTLATYQHYLNRIAKYRPHTLSEEVEQTRNQDSLTGRQAFIQLRSVHLGEQEYEPVTTPDGRIVSTESELSALLYHPDAEIRTAGYQSVRKVMKQHNSLYAYILNSVAQDHKIENQMRGYESTLQKQLLADEVSEPVFRAIMQGTGDRFDLFQRYYTLKGQALGQKIRTADLYAPWGTEATPAVTYKTGVETLLSALDQFDPNYARRAEEFFVKNWVDAKVRPGKRGGAFCSYTYGKHSYLLMSYTDDYNSLFTLAHEMGHGLHFAWIDDRQTYFNSNPPMVLAEIASTFNELLLLDYLLKQAKNDKALTKSLITRQLEDQLNLLFRQSTISRLELAVHERAAQSSFDQSFVNQEWMKLYQTLCGDAVEVLPEHQYDWARIGHIYFKPFYCYQYTASNIVSLACYQKYLEVGKDFIPGYLELLAAGGSLDQVTALRQYVGVDIEDPATIRGALTYVEKLLDQLQASL, encoded by the coding sequence ATGACACAAGCGATTGACCGGATGCAGTTGGACAATCCACAAGAATGGGATTTATCTGATTTATATCAAAACTTCAGCGATCCAAATTTCTCTCAAGATTTAGAGTCGTTGCAGCAACAAGCCAGCGAGTTTAGGGATGCACATCGCGGCAAGGTGAAAGATTTGAGCGCCGATCAATTAGCAGAGTGTTTTAAAACATTAGAAGCGATCGCTGAAAAATCCGGCTATCTCTATGCGTTTCCTTCTCTCATCTTCTCCGCCGACACCCGCAATACCGAAGCCAAGCAATTTCTAGATAAAGTCATGGAAGCGCTCACAGGCATTGAAAATCAGCTTCTTTTCTTTGATCTCGAACTGCAAAAATTAGATGCTGCCAAATTTGAAACCCTACAAAAAGCTTCTACCCTAGCAACCTATCAGCATTATCTCAATCGCATTGCGAAGTACCGACCCCATACACTCTCTGAAGAAGTTGAACAAACCCGCAACCAAGATAGCTTAACGGGACGACAAGCATTTATCCAACTGAGATCAGTTCACCTGGGCGAACAAGAATACGAACCTGTCACGACTCCCGATGGTCGCATCGTCAGCACCGAATCAGAACTGAGTGCATTGCTCTATCACCCCGATGCAGAAATCCGAACAGCAGGCTATCAATCTGTTCGGAAAGTCATGAAACAGCATAATTCGCTGTATGCTTACATTTTGAATTCCGTAGCACAAGATCACAAGATCGAAAATCAGATGCGCGGCTATGAGTCTACTTTGCAGAAGCAACTGCTAGCAGATGAAGTTTCTGAACCTGTATTTCGAGCAATCATGCAGGGAACAGGCGATCGCTTTGATCTCTTCCAGCGCTACTACACTCTAAAAGGTCAAGCGCTAGGACAGAAAATTCGCACAGCCGATCTTTATGCACCCTGGGGAACTGAAGCAACTCCAGCCGTCACCTACAAAACAGGAGTCGAAACGCTGCTTTCTGCATTAGATCAGTTTGATCCGAACTATGCCCGTCGAGCAGAAGAATTCTTCGTGAAAAACTGGGTCGATGCAAAAGTCCGACCTGGCAAACGCGGTGGTGCATTCTGTTCCTACACCTACGGCAAACACAGCTATCTACTGATGTCATACACTGATGACTACAATTCGTTGTTCACCCTAGCACACGAAATGGGTCATGGATTGCACTTTGCTTGGATTGACGATCGACAAACCTACTTCAACAGCAATCCTCCAATGGTGCTAGCTGAAATCGCATCAACCTTCAATGAATTGCTGTTGCTAGACTATCTGCTGAAGCAAGCTAAAAACGATAAGGCTTTGACGAAATCATTGATCACACGACAACTTGAAGATCAGTTAAATCTATTATTCCGGCAAAGCACAATTAGCCGCCTAGAGCTAGCTGTTCATGAACGTGCCGCTCAAAGCAGTTTTGATCAATCCTTTGTCAACCAAGAATGGATGAAATTATATCAAACTCTTTGTGGTGATGCAGTTGAAGTTCTGCCTGAACATCAATACGATTGGGCAAGAATCGGACATATCTACTTCAAGCCCTTCTACTGCTATCAGTACACAGCATCAAACATTGTGAGTCTGGCTTGCTATCAGAAGTATCTCGAAGTTGGGAAAGACTTTATTCCTGGGTATTTAGAGCTACTCGCCGCAGGTGGCAGCCTAGACCAAGTGACTGCACTGCGTCAGTATGTTGGCGTTGACATTGAAGATCCCGCAACAATCCGGGGAGCTTTAACCTATGTTGAGAAGCTACTAGATCAGTTGCAAGCTAGCCTGTAA
- a CDS encoding DUF3574 domain-containing protein has translation MMKSRFHLILGVAGGLIVPLLVFAKVDESVDQSCQLQPHGKAFMRTELFFGFAKPDRSEVTQVEFQQFVDRVVTPLFPEGLTRVAAKGQYRNSQGKVVAENSQLLTLLYPMNVESSKKIDQIRAAYKQAFQQESVLRVDERSCVSF, from the coding sequence ATGATGAAATCTAGATTCCACTTAATTTTAGGAGTGGCAGGCGGGCTGATTGTGCCGCTGCTGGTTTTCGCAAAGGTTGATGAATCTGTGGATCAATCTTGCCAGTTGCAACCGCATGGCAAGGCTTTTATGCGAACAGAGTTATTTTTTGGATTCGCGAAACCCGATCGCTCAGAAGTGACTCAGGTTGAATTTCAGCAATTTGTCGATCGCGTTGTGACTCCGCTATTTCCTGAAGGGCTGACAAGGGTAGCCGCGAAGGGGCAATATCGGAATTCGCAGGGTAAGGTTGTGGCAGAAAACTCTCAACTTTTGACGCTACTGTATCCGATGAATGTTGAGAGTAGCAAGAAGATTGATCAGATTCGAGCCGCTTATAAACAGGCATTTCAGCAAGAATCTGTATTGCGCGTGGATGAGCGATCGTGTGTTTCGTTTTAA
- the puuE gene encoding allantoinase PuuE produces the protein MPDSYPRNLVGYGQNPPHPQWKDQARIAVQFVINYEEGGENCVLHGDPASEAFLSEIVGAAPFQGMRHMNMESCYEYGSRAGFWRLYRMFTSRRIPVTVYGIAMALERNPEAVAAMKAADWEIASHGYRWIEYKDFSEAAEREHLKLAIDIHTRVTGSRPLGWYTGRSSEHTDKLVIEEGGFLYSSDSYADDLPYWVNTDQKPHLIIPYTLDNNDMRFATSQGFNSGDQFFAYLRDAFDVLYAEGETAPKMMSIGLHCRLVGRPGRAAALMRFLDYVQQHDRVWLCRRIDIARHWHEHHQPK, from the coding sequence ATGCCTGATTCATATCCGCGCAATCTCGTGGGTTACGGACAAAATCCACCCCATCCCCAATGGAAAGATCAAGCCAGAATCGCAGTTCAATTTGTCATCAACTACGAAGAAGGCGGCGAGAACTGCGTCCTCCACGGTGATCCCGCCTCGGAAGCGTTCTTGTCAGAAATTGTTGGCGCGGCTCCCTTCCAGGGAATGCGCCACATGAATATGGAATCTTGTTACGAATACGGCAGCCGTGCCGGATTTTGGCGGTTATATCGCATGTTTACATCACGCAGAATTCCAGTCACCGTCTATGGTATCGCTATGGCATTAGAGCGAAATCCCGAAGCCGTTGCTGCGATGAAAGCCGCAGATTGGGAGATTGCCAGTCATGGGTACCGCTGGATTGAATACAAAGACTTCTCAGAAGCAGCCGAGCGAGAGCATCTAAAATTAGCGATCGACATTCACACCCGTGTCACAGGCAGTCGCCCACTCGGTTGGTACACCGGGCGCAGCAGCGAGCATACCGACAAACTTGTAATTGAGGAAGGCGGCTTTCTCTACAGTTCTGACAGCTATGCCGATGATCTCCCGTACTGGGTCAATACCGACCAAAAGCCGCATCTGATCATCCCGTATACGTTGGACAACAATGATATGCGGTTCGCCACGTCTCAAGGGTTTAACTCTGGCGATCAGTTTTTTGCCTATCTTCGTGATGCGTTTGACGTGCTTTATGCAGAAGGTGAAACTGCACCAAAAATGATGAGCATTGGCTTACACTGTCGCTTAGTTGGACGACCTGGACGAGCCGCTGCACTGATGCGATTTTTGGACTATGTGCAGCAGCACGATCGCGTTTGGCTCTGTCGTCGAATTGATATTGCTCGACACTGGCACGAACATCACCAACCGAAATAA
- a CDS encoding single-stranded DNA-binding protein, producing the protein MSSAGLNQWIVSGNLAADATVKTVTLKDGREAKVAEATIYVRKSRNREESFTVSLSIWEKSTAWRVLPYLKKGSLIICTGAVEPNPFISSNGNVPRAGLQMTVIDIHLDQVKEEEMEDVEEPVAVPA; encoded by the coding sequence ATGTCGAGTGCTGGACTCAATCAATGGATTGTTAGCGGCAATTTAGCGGCTGATGCAACCGTGAAAACAGTAACGCTTAAAGATGGTAGAGAAGCGAAAGTTGCAGAAGCAACAATCTATGTTCGGAAGTCTCGCAATCGGGAAGAATCTTTTACAGTGTCTTTGAGCATTTGGGAGAAATCGACAGCTTGGCGAGTATTGCCATATTTGAAGAAAGGGTCGTTGATTATTTGTACTGGGGCAGTTGAGCCAAATCCATTCATTTCAAGCAATGGAAACGTGCCAAGAGCAGGCTTGCAGATGACAGTCATTGATATACATCTCGATCAAGTAAAAGAAGAAGAGATGGAAGATGTAGAAGAACCTGTTGCAGTTCCGGCTTAG
- the glgA gene encoding glycogen synthase GlgA: MYIVQIASECAPVIKAGGLGDVVYGLSRELENQGHCVELILPKYDCMRYDHIWGLHDAYRDLYVPWFDGWVHCSVYCGWVHGRVCFFIEPHSEDFYFDRGVYYGCDDDNMRFAFFSKAALEFLLQSNKRPDVIHCHDWQTGLVPVMLFEIYKYHGMANQRVCYTIHNFKHQGFAGTQVLEAVQLRRPEYYFSYDKLRDNFNPFSINFMKGGIVYANAVTTVSPHHAWEARHTDVSYGLGHTLEVHQDKFSGILNGLDYGFWNPENDRYLPYHYSAETFDQKAYNKKALRERLLLEDSDKPIVCFIGRLDDQKGVHLVHHSIYYALERGAQYVLLGSATESSIDKWFRHEKEFLNNNPDCHIELGFNEELSHLIYAGADMIVVPSNFEPCGLTQVISLKYGTVPIVRGVGGLINTVFDHDYDQNHLPEERNGFVFYDKDNYALESAMGRAFDLWGQNRQVFNQLAIQGMKYDYSWTESAKEYAELYNNIRHK, encoded by the coding sequence ATGTATATTGTGCAAATTGCCTCCGAGTGTGCGCCAGTGATTAAGGCGGGCGGTTTGGGGGACGTGGTTTATGGTCTGAGCCGGGAATTGGAGAATCAAGGGCATTGTGTAGAGTTGATTCTGCCTAAGTATGACTGCATGCGGTACGACCATATCTGGGGGCTGCACGATGCATATCGAGATTTATATGTCCCCTGGTTTGATGGGTGGGTTCATTGTTCGGTGTATTGCGGCTGGGTGCATGGTCGGGTTTGTTTCTTTATTGAGCCGCATTCGGAAGATTTTTACTTCGATCGAGGAGTGTACTACGGTTGCGATGATGACAACATGCGGTTTGCATTCTTTAGCAAAGCGGCATTAGAGTTTTTGCTTCAAAGTAATAAGCGACCTGATGTGATTCATTGTCATGATTGGCAAACGGGCTTGGTTCCGGTGATGCTATTCGAGATTTATAAGTATCACGGAATGGCAAATCAGCGAGTTTGCTATACGATTCATAACTTTAAGCATCAAGGATTTGCGGGGACGCAAGTTCTCGAAGCGGTGCAGTTGAGACGACCTGAATACTATTTCAGCTATGACAAATTGAGAGATAACTTTAATCCGTTTTCGATCAATTTTATGAAAGGTGGAATTGTTTATGCAAATGCAGTAACAACTGTCTCACCTCATCATGCCTGGGAAGCTCGACATACAGATGTGAGCTATGGATTAGGACATACTTTAGAAGTCCATCAAGATAAGTTCTCTGGAATTTTGAATGGATTGGATTATGGCTTCTGGAATCCTGAGAACGATCGATATCTGCCTTATCATTACTCGGCGGAAACATTTGATCAAAAGGCTTATAACAAAAAGGCTCTGCGAGAGCGATTGTTGTTAGAAGATTCAGATAAGCCGATCGTCTGTTTCATTGGACGATTAGATGATCAAAAAGGGGTGCATTTGGTGCATCATTCGATTTACTATGCCTTAGAAAGAGGGGCACAGTATGTTTTATTAGGATCGGCAACGGAGTCGTCGATCGACAAATGGTTTAGACATGAGAAAGAGTTTCTGAATAATAATCCCGATTGTCATATTGAGCTTGGATTCAATGAGGAGCTATCCCATTTAATCTATGCGGGCGCAGATATGATCGTCGTGCCGAGTAACTTTGAGCCTTGTGGTCTGACACAAGTGATCAGTTTGAAGTATGGAACTGTCCCGATCGTTCGAGGTGTGGGAGGGTTGATCAATACAGTATTTGATCATGATTATGATCAAAACCACCTGCCTGAAGAGAGAAACGGATTTGTATTCTATGACAAGGATAACTATGCCTTAGAGTCCGCGATGGGACGAGCTTTTGATCTTTGGGGACAGAATCGGCAGGTCTTTAATCAGTTGGCGATTCAGGGAATGAAGTATGACTATTCTTGGACGGAATCAGCTAAAGAGTATGCGGAATTATATAACAATATTCGGCATAAGTAG